CTGGTAAGGTTAGAGGCAGGGGTTTTGTTTCCACCTGTTGCCTAGTTCTAGCAGATGTGTCCCTTATATCCTCAATATCCTGCTTGGTCAAATTAGCATATAAAGGATTTATCCAAACCAGCCCCAAAACCACCAAAGCTAAAAGCCTCTTTCCACAGCAATTAAAATCTTTTGGAATAATTTCTGTTTTTCTGGTAAAATATGCACTTTCTCTCAAATGTTCCAAGCTCATCCATATCTGCCGATGACTTTATTTCAACCAGATAATGCTTCTTACCATAATACAACAACCAGGATATTTTTGACAAGAAAATTATTGTCTCCAATGTATAAGCTTAAGCACACAGATGACACGGATTTAACAGATTTTCGCTGATTTTTTAATATATATTGACCCTAAAAATTAGGGTTTATTTTTCTGGAGAATTAAAAGGTTTTTCTTTGCCTCAGAATGATTTGGGTCTATCTGCAATGCCTTTTTTAAGGAGGAGATCGCCTTTTCTCTTTTATTGAGCTTAAGGTAAATAATAGAAAGGTCAGAATAGCAATCTGCATAATCTTCCTTTATTGATAAGGCATTCTTTAAAGCCCTCTCTCCCTCATTATATTTTCCTAAAACAGCATATGTCCTTCCTAGGTTTCTGTAAATTACGGGGTTATTTTTTTCTAGCTCTATTGCCTTAAGGTATTCATCCAAAGCCTCATTATGCCTTCCAAGGATATTGTAAAGGCTACCCCTTTCATTGTAAGCCTTTGAATACTCATCTACCATCATCTTTGTCCTCCATTCCCTTGTCTCATTTAGCTTCCTTGCTCTAAAATTTGGAATGCTTTCTGTAAGCTCTTTTTCAATATCACAATTAAAAGGTAGAATTCTGAATACAAAGCCAGAAGGAATATAGATAAAACCCTGAGGAATCCATCCCTTAAAATCAAGGTAAATTGGGGTATTTGGATTGTTTAAAACCAGGGTTTCAAATCTTTTTTTTAATATAGCATCAAGCTCGGATAATGGCTTATCCCTTGAGGGAGACCTATCCATATTAAGATAGGGCTTATCCTGAAGGAGGCGGAACAATGTCCAATCCTGATGAAAATATGGGTATAAAATGGGCGAAATATCCCCCCTCCTCTTCTCTACATATTCAAGATACCATAAAGGGAATATGTTGTAATCCATTGTATAAAGGGAAATAGAATCTTTCTTTAGAGAATCCATCAAGGCAAGGGTGTGGTCATAGATGATATAGTAATTCCTCCTGTTGCAAAAATTAAAATGGGTAATTAAGGGGATTAAGGGGATAAGGAGGCAGAAAAAAGGGATTTTCTTTGGAAGAACTGAAAAACAAAACCCTACAAATATGCTTATGTAGATAAAGGATGGGATATAATAATCCTCAATATTTGGGATATTGTAGCCAATTGCCATATAGATGTTAAAGATAATAGTAAGAAGGCAAAAGAAAAAGAAAAGAATATTTTTTTTAAAAAGAAGGAATAAGCCAATTAAGGCAAAGATAAGGGGAATTATGGTAAATTGTGAAAGAAAGAAAGGAAAAACCCTATCCTTTAAATGGCCTAATACCTTTATAAATGTAGGAAGGAAGAATAGCCCTGTATATCCAAATCCTGTGATATGCTGTGTAAATCCCGTTATATCCTTTGGCATATTCCAATTTAGCTCTGGATTACAACTTGCCCTTATTGGAAGATAGAACCAGAGGAATAATGGAAGGATAAAAAGAAATGCCATTTTAAAGAGATTTTGAATTTTCTCTTTTGAATTTTGAATTATTTTGTGCCTTTGTGCCTTTGTGCCTTTGTGCCTTTTTTCTGCATCTTTGTGTTTCAATAATGTAATGAGGATAAAGACAAATGTTCCCGGAAGAAGAAACATTGTCTGGGTATGATGAGTAAAGGAAAGGCCAAGAAAAAAGCTAAACAAGAGCCATTTTCTTTTAATCAAAAGAAGGGTAAGGAGGCTAAAGAAAAAGCCATTTAGGGTGTATTTTTCTGCAATTATAGCCTGTTCCCAAAATCTTGTGCTAAAGGCAAGAGTTAAGGAGGAAATAATGCTTGGGATGCGGGATTTAAGATGCGGGATTAGCTTTAAGGTAATAAAATAGGTAATCATTACACATAAGGAGGCAAAAATGGAAGAGAGAAAATTCATCCTAAAGGCAATACTTCCGATAGGAATAAGGCTTGAGAAGGCCTTTCCAAGAATCATATAAAATGGGTATCCGGTCGGATGGCAAATTCCAAGAATCCAGGAGGCTGTGGTCATATCCCCTGAATCATGGAGACCAATAGAGGGTGTAAGGGTAAAAAGATAAACAAAAAGGGAAACAAAAAAAACAAAAAGGGCCATTTCAAAATTATACCAAAAAACATTTATGCTTTCTATTTTAATTTGAATGTGAGAATCTTACAGGGTTTTGGGAAGAAGAATGAGATAAATGCTTGACACAAGGATTTTTCATCCCTATAATTTTTTAAAAATGGGAATAATTCCATTTCTTGTGGGATTTTTGATCTCGGTAAGCGCAGGTTTGTTTTCTATATTTAGACTGGAAGGAATAGTTTCTTTTAGGGAGTTATTCTTTGTTTCCTTTATTAAAATGTTTTTTATATTTCTTATTGTTTTTATATTTGGATTGATATTAGAAGCTTTTATAAGAAGGCAATTTAAAAAGAAAAAAGGATTTAATGTTATTCTTAAAGAGGAAAGGCCATGACAGAAGAAGAGCAATGGAGGGAGTATAAAAGAACCAATGATCCCAAGATAAGGGAGGAGCTAATTTTAAAATATGCCTCCCTTGTTAAATATATAGCAGGAAGGATAGCTATAGGAGCTCCCAATATTGACTATAATGACCTGATAGGCTATGGAATTATTGGGCTTATCGATGCTATTGAGAAATTTGATCCAAATCAGGGGTTTGTTTTTCAAACCTATGCCTCAAAAAGAATTAGGGGTGCTATTATAGATGAGTTAAGAGCCCTTGATTGGGTGCCAAGGCTTATGAGAAAAAAGGCAAAGGAGCTTGAAGATACCTATATAAAGCTTGAAAAGAAATACGGAAGACCAGCCACAGAGGAAGAAGTATGTGAGGAGCTTGAAATAACCAAGGAAGAATTTAACCAAATCCTTCTTGACATTTCAGGAACAACAATTATTTCCCTTGATGAAGTGTGGTATCTAGGAGAAGATAACTATGAGATTCTGGGCATTGACACAATTCAAGCTTCCCAAAGTCAAAATCCAGAGGTTATCATAGAGAAAGAAGAGGTAAAGGATATATTGGCAGGTGCCATAAGCAGGCTTTCTGAAAAAGAAAGAGAAACTATTGCCTTGTATTACTATGAAGACCTTACCCTAAAGGAGATTGGAAAGGTTCTAAATGTTACTGAATCCCGGGTCTGCCAGCTTCATGCAAATGCTATAACAAAGCTTAAGGTATCTATAAGAAAGAAAATAGCTGATTTTACAAAATGAATAAAAAGATATTTGTAATTGGGCTTTTGGTTTATGGGATGGGATTTCTTTTCCTTTACCTAAAAAGGCTATTTCTTGGTCCATTTTTTATTACCGCAGGCCTTGTTATCATTCCCATCTCAATCCTATTAGCAAAAGAGTCTAAAGAGTCAAAAGGTCAGAAGGTCTAATCTTGACAAATAGATAAAAAAGATTATTATTTTTTGAAATGGCAGGGGTTTTTCCATTCAAGGGAGAGGTCTACAACCCAAAAAAGGTTGATATAGCCTCAGTGGTTACACCACCCTATGATGTCATAGGAGAAGAAGAGCAAAATGAATATTACAAAAAAAGCCCTTATAACATAATTAGGCTTATCCTTGGAAAAGAACATAATAGATATGAAATGGCAAAAGAGACCCTTGCATTATGGAGAAGGAACAATATTTTTATTGAGGAGAAAGAAGAATATTTTTATCTTTATGAACAGGAATGGGAGATATTTGGAGAAAGGGGAAAATTCCAAGGCATTATTGCCTCCCTAATCCTTGAAGATTATACATCTGGTATTATCCTACCGCATGAGAGGATATTAAAAAAACCAAAGGTAGACAGGTTAAAATTGCTTAAAGCCTGCAATACAAATTTTTCTCCCATATTCCTTATATTCTCTGATAATGGAAAGATAAAAGCCCTTATAAAGCCTATTCATCCTCCCTTTATTGAGTTTGAATATAAAAATGGGCTATTTTGTAGATTATGGAGGATAGAGAAGAACAAAGATATTCAAAAGGCATTCCAGAAGATAAGGCTATTTATTGCAGATGGCCACCATAGATACGATACAGCCCTTACATACTTTAAAGAAACAAAAGATGAAAAAAAGAAAAGAACAATGGCACTTATCTCTAGCATAGAATATGGTGACTTTAAAATTCTTCCTGCACATAGAATAATTAAAGGAATGCCAGATATTTTAAGAATAAAGAGATATTTTAATATAGAGGAAAAACCCAAAGAAAAGATTTTGCCTTGTTTGTCAGAAAGGAAGGAAATTGGGGTATTTGGGGTTTGCACAAGAAATTTTAGTTTTATTATAACCCTTAAAGACAAGGGTTTATTAAATAAAATCAAGGAAGAATTAAGAATGCTTGATGTTTCTATCCTCCATGTATTATTATTTGATGGAAAGATAAACGAAAGCGAGATTGAATATACAATAGATAGGAATTTGGTATTTGATAGGGCGATGAATGGTGCCTGTGGATTTTTTTTAAGGCCAACAGATATTTCTGATGTGCTTAAAATAGCATCATCGGGAAATAGGATGCCTGGCAAGGCAACATATTTTTATCCAAAGCCATTTTGTGGCTTGGTGATACATCCATTGGTATAACATAGCCAATGAAGACTAGATTTTTATTTATCTTTCTTTTAAGCCAATGTGTTTTTGCCTTTTCTTTAAAGGGAGAATTCTTCCTTCAATTTGGTAAGTTCCTTAAGGTATGTATTGGGGGTTGTTTATAAATGATTTTACTTATTTCTCTTTCTATAATTATTATCCTCTCTTTCCTTCTCATTGTCTCCTATAAGAAGATAAAAGAGGGAAAAAGGGAGGAAAGCAAGCTATCAGAAAGGCTTTTTTTTGTTGAGGAAAGATTAAAGGAGGAGAGAAATTTAAGAGAGGAATTCTTTCATCGGGAGTTTAAGGAGAGCGATTTTCTTACTATAAACCTTGAGGAAAACTATTATAAGATTCTTTTGGCTATGATTTTCTCAAAAGAGGCATCGGATTTCTTTACAAAGGGACATTCAGAAAAGGTTTCTGAGTATGCAAGAAAGATAGCAATTGAACTTTCCCTTCCAAGAAAGGAGGTTTCTTTGATAGAAAAATGCGCCTTACTTCACGATGTTGGAAGGATAGGGATTCCAGATTTTATATTAAATAAACCCGATTCTTTGAATGATGAGGAATTTGAGATTATTAAAAGCCATTCTATAAGGAGTGAATATATTGCCTCTCCTATATCATCTATACAAAACGGGCTTTCCTATATCAGAAATCACCACGAGAGGTTTAATGGAACAGGCTATCCAGATAGGATAAAACAAGAAGAGATACCCCTTGGTGCAAGGATAATTTCTGTTGCCGATGCATTTTCTGCAATGACAGCAAAAAGGGCTTATAGAAAGCCATTAAAGCCTGAGGTAGCCATTGATGAATTAAGGAAAAATGCAGGAAAGCAACACGACCCAAAGATTGTCCAGGCACTTCTTAATGTCATTGCAAGGGAGAAGGAGGAGTCTGCCTATGAGGAGATAACGGCATTAGAGGCTTAAATGAAGAAAAAAAGGGATTATTCTTTAATTCTTTTTTTGATAGCCTTTTTTTGTCTGGGGGGTTGGCTACTTTCTATTCTTTATATTGAAAGAGAAAATCAAAAGCTCCTTAAAGGGATAGATAAATTATCCAATAGGCTTTTATCTATTGAGGAGAAATTAGAGACAAAAGAGAGAAGAGAGGAGAGGGAAGAGAGATGGAAAGAAGCATTTCCCGAAAAACCTCGGGGAGCTCCCTTTAAGCCAATTTTGCCTGGAAAACCTTGTAAAATAGCCATAATCCTTGATGATGCAGGTTATTCCCTTCCAAAAGATGCCATTTCTTTAATAAAAAAGGGCTATCCTATAACCGTCTCCATTATTCCCCATCTCTCCTTTTCAAAAGAAACAGCAGAGCTTGTTCATAATAATGGAGGAGAGGTTATGGTCCACCTTCCAATGGAGGCAATAAATGGAAAAAAAGAAAAGAAAGAAATTTCTACAAAGATGAGCCCTGATGAGATAAAAAAGATTACAAAAGAAGCAATTGAAAGTATACCCTATTGCGTTGGTTTAAATAATCATAGAGGCTCAAAGGCAACAGCAAATAAAGAAATAATGGAGCCTGTCCTTGAGATAGTTAAGGAGAAAAACCTCTATTTTGTAGATAGCCTTACAACCTCAAAGAGCATTGCCTATAAATTAGCAAAAGATATGGGAATTCTAGCAGGCAAAAGGGAAATATTCATAGACAATAATAATTCTTTAGATTCTGTCCTTTCTTCTCTTTCTCTGCTAATAGAGGTAGCAAGAAACAAAGGCTCTGCGATTGGGACTGGTCATATTTCTAAAAGGGCAACCATTTCTGTTCTTTTAGAAAAGATTCCAGAGTTTCAAAAGAATGGAATAGAGCTTGTTTCTGCCTCAGAGCTTCTAAAAAACTAAAAAATGTGATCTACTCAGGTTTTTATAGCATCTTTCCTCACTTAGTGCAAAA
This portion of the bacterium genome encodes:
- a CDS encoding DUF1015 domain-containing protein, producing MAGVFPFKGEVYNPKKVDIASVVTPPYDVIGEEEQNEYYKKSPYNIIRLILGKEHNRYEMAKETLALWRRNNIFIEEKEEYFYLYEQEWEIFGERGKFQGIIASLILEDYTSGIILPHERILKKPKVDRLKLLKACNTNFSPIFLIFSDNGKIKALIKPIHPPFIEFEYKNGLFCRLWRIEKNKDIQKAFQKIRLFIADGHHRYDTALTYFKETKDEKKKRTMALISSIEYGDFKILPAHRIIKGMPDILRIKRYFNIEEKPKEKILPCLSERKEIGVFGVCTRNFSFIITLKDKGLLNKIKEELRMLDVSILHVLLFDGKINESEIEYTIDRNLVFDRAMNGACGFFLRPTDISDVLKIASSGNRMPGKATYFYPKPFCGLVIHPLV
- a CDS encoding FliA/WhiG family RNA polymerase sigma factor, with the translated sequence MTEEEQWREYKRTNDPKIREELILKYASLVKYIAGRIAIGAPNIDYNDLIGYGIIGLIDAIEKFDPNQGFVFQTYASKRIRGAIIDELRALDWVPRLMRKKAKELEDTYIKLEKKYGRPATEEEVCEELEITKEEFNQILLDISGTTIISLDEVWYLGEDNYEILGIDTIQASQSQNPEVIIEKEEVKDILAGAISRLSEKERETIALYYYEDLTLKEIGKVLNVTESRVCQLHANAITKLKVSIRKKIADFTK
- a CDS encoding HD-GYP domain-containing protein, producing MILLISLSIIIILSFLLIVSYKKIKEGKREESKLSERLFFVEERLKEERNLREEFFHREFKESDFLTINLEENYYKILLAMIFSKEASDFFTKGHSEKVSEYARKIAIELSLPRKEVSLIEKCALLHDVGRIGIPDFILNKPDSLNDEEFEIIKSHSIRSEYIASPISSIQNGLSYIRNHHERFNGTGYPDRIKQEEIPLGARIISVADAFSAMTAKRAYRKPLKPEVAIDELRKNAGKQHDPKIVQALLNVIAREKEESAYEEITALEA
- a CDS encoding divergent polysaccharide deacetylase family protein; protein product: MKKKRDYSLILFLIAFFCLGGWLLSILYIERENQKLLKGIDKLSNRLLSIEEKLETKERREEREERWKEAFPEKPRGAPFKPILPGKPCKIAIILDDAGYSLPKDAISLIKKGYPITVSIIPHLSFSKETAELVHNNGGEVMVHLPMEAINGKKEKKEISTKMSPDEIKKITKEAIESIPYCVGLNNHRGSKATANKEIMEPVLEIVKEKNLYFVDSLTTSKSIAYKLAKDMGILAGKREIFIDNNNSLDSVLSSLSLLIEVARNKGSAIGTGHISKRATISVLLEKIPEFQKNGIELVSASELLKN
- a CDS encoding DUF2723 domain-containing protein yields the protein MALFVFFVSLFVYLFTLTPSIGLHDSGDMTTASWILGICHPTGYPFYMILGKAFSSLIPIGSIAFRMNFLSSIFASLCVMITYFITLKLIPHLKSRIPSIISSLTLAFSTRFWEQAIIAEKYTLNGFFFSLLTLLLIKRKWLLFSFFLGLSFTHHTQTMFLLPGTFVFILITLLKHKDAEKRHKGTKAQRHKIIQNSKEKIQNLFKMAFLFILPLFLWFYLPIRASCNPELNWNMPKDITGFTQHITGFGYTGLFFLPTFIKVLGHLKDRVFPFFLSQFTIIPLIFALIGLFLLFKKNILFFFFCLLTIIFNIYMAIGYNIPNIEDYYIPSFIYISIFVGFCFSVLPKKIPFFCLLIPLIPLITHFNFCNRRNYYIIYDHTLALMDSLKKDSISLYTMDYNIFPLWYLEYVEKRRGDISPILYPYFHQDWTLFRLLQDKPYLNMDRSPSRDKPLSELDAILKKRFETLVLNNPNTPIYLDFKGWIPQGFIYIPSGFVFRILPFNCDIEKELTESIPNFRARKLNETREWRTKMMVDEYSKAYNERGSLYNILGRHNEALDEYLKAIELEKNNPVIYRNLGRTYAVLGKYNEGERALKNALSIKEDYADCYSDLSIIYLKLNKREKAISSLKKALQIDPNHSEAKKNLLILQKNKP